One segment of Coffea arabica cultivar ET-39 chromosome 7c, Coffea Arabica ET-39 HiFi, whole genome shotgun sequence DNA contains the following:
- the LOC140010784 gene encoding uncharacterized protein, protein MNWFQRKIYLYNVTFGLYMLDWWERCLFNILVVVLMWFVFYNGFRYFAEFCRRY, encoded by the exons ATGAATTGGTTTCAAcgtaaaatttatttatataatgtCACTTTCGGACTCTACATGCTCGACTGGTGGGAACGTTGCCTCTTCA ATATCTTGGTGGTCGTTTTGATGTGGTTTGTTTTCTACAATGGCTTCCGATATTTTGCCGAGTTTTGTAGAAGGTACTAA
- the LOC113698767 gene encoding uncharacterized protein, which produces MDFDDLDEPSQAPTRPSRFAPKGSKFKPRTEPVAATSNSIAKKEELDSKPVSPINSSTTAAAGKAEDAASASVSQSVAMDVDAKVEEEAEQPKDEPMESREEGEDEIVREIDVYLTPSIDPNTKLYVLQYPLRPLWRPYELDDRCEEVRVKSKSAEVEVDLAVDVDSKNYDSDADPRVSMTKQTLTSSWKPPVTAGYAVGVLVGNKLHLNPIHAVVQLRPSMQHYKPESSKRRTTASSNLEDNTKGEEVTTGSLKKQGKSSGPVIEQNKDTREDWIPLNYHGARSDISMRYVRKMVEHDSSHIQFSMNRHDYVNTLCPGTSNENNGSNGPSRRVLLSLPLEERFRTWLLQQKHYLEYAWQTQKIGNTKEFHPLANGPPIHRFDALKHLAPDASVEDILAVLSQHAQLVQGLWIPKSSLLYGKDQGIDALARDYVLLLFSRTPIINNSQLPQQQKLNRAMRDVLNTIAFERASLNDWKFKEPPDMTFIKLNPKIVREQEQTWERLEKLITEKIFVDKIRPATKNSSRPLTTNNPATSKSLSKHASNSSNAGVPRRPMSEETCEALPKALQKLFQSHKVCSFQQICQRLREMAVSESSRPKGFAREAIAAAHGVEAPPEELQAIISQVAINIHGVYVLKSSPVHPEHDEFRKVVIDLFIAEGPNAKLKKASMIEAAKLQLKRDINSLEYQKVVQELCVSQGSAWVLKSGDGNPK; this is translated from the exons ATGGACTTTGACGACCTGGACGAGCCGAGCCAGGCTCCAACCCGGCCCTCTCGTTTCGCACCCAAGGGCTCCAAATTCAAACCTAGAACAGAGCCAGTTGCAGCAACCTCGAACTCCATTGCTAAAAAGGAGGAATTAGATTCCAAACCAGTATCACCGATTAATTCCTCCACCACCGCTGCCGCTGGAAAAGCTGAAGATGCAGCATCCGCTTCCGTTTCCCAATCCGTGGCAATGGATGTCGATGCGAAGGTGGAAGAAGAAGCAGAGCAACCGAAAGATGAACCGATGGAGTCGAGAGAAGAAGGAGAAGATGAAATTGTGAGAGAAATTGATGTTTATCTGACACCTTCTATTGATCCTAATACCAAg CTATACGTGTTGCAATATCCTCTGAGGCCATTGTGGCGGCCATATGAATTAGATGATAGATGCGAAGAG GTGCGAGTGAAGTCTAAAAGTGCTGAAGTAGAAGTTGATTTGGCAGTTGATGTTGATTCCAAGAATTATGACTCTGATGCTGATCCTAGAGTTTCAATGACTAAGCAG ACTCTTACCTCATCATGGAAGCCACCTGTCACAGCTGGATATGCTGTTGGAGTTCTTGTTGGAAACAAG TTACACCTGAATCCTATTCATGCAGTTGTACAGCTCCGACCTTCAATGCAGCATTATAAGCCTGAGAGTTCTAAACGGCGAACTACTGCAAGCAGTAACCTTGAAGATAACACAAAGGGGGAAGAAGTAACTACTGGGTCATTGAAGAAGCAG GGTAAGTCATCTGGGCCTGTGATTGAGCAGAACAAAGATACTAGAGAG GATTGGATACCTCTCAACTACCATGGAGCAAGGAGTGATATTTCGATGAGATATGTGAGAAAAATGGTTGAACATGATTCTTCTCATATACAATTTTCAATGAACAG GCATGACTATGTGAACACCTTGTGTCCTGGCACATCAAATGAGAATAATGGATCCAATGGGCCTTCGAGAAG GGTTTTGCTCTCATTGCCACTTGAAGAACGATTTAGAACTTGGCTTCTTCAG CAGAAACACTACCTAGAGTATGCATGGCAGACCCAAAAAATTGGTAATACCAAAGAATTTCATCCGTTGGCAAAT GGGCCTCCAATCCATCGTTTTGATGCTTTAAAGCATTTGGCACCTGATGCATCTGTCGAGGATATCTTGGCAGTCCTCAGCCAACATGCTCAATTAGTTCAAGGCTTGTGGATTCCCAAAAGTTCACTGCTGTATGGAAAAGATCAAGGAATTGATGCTTTAGCGAGGGATTATGTTCTTCTTCTGTTTAGCAGGACTCCTATTATTAACAATTCACAACTACCACAACAACAGAAACTCAATAGAGCTATGAGAGATGTACTTAACACAATAGCTTTTGAGAGAGCTTCTCTTAATGATTGGAAGTTCAAAGAGCCTCCTGACATGACATTCATAAAACTTAACCCTAAGATTGTCAGAGAACAGGAACAAACTTGGGAACGCTTGGAGAAACTGATAACTGAAAAGATCTTTGTAGATAAAATCAGGCCTGCTACTAAAAACTCTTCAAGGCCTCTCACCACAAATAACCCTGCAACATCAAAGAGTTTAAGTAAGCATGCATCAAATTCTTCAAATGCAGGAGTGCCAAGGAGACCAATGTCAGAAGAAACTTGCGAGGCTTTACCAAAGGCCCTTCAGAAACTTTTTCAAAGTCACAAGGTTTgcag CTTCCAACAAATTTGCCAGCGTCTAAGGGAAATGGCAGTTTCTGAGTCTTCCCGTCCAAAGGGATTTGCTAGAGAAGCAATAGCTGCAGCACATGGTGTTGAAGCTCCTCCAGAGGAGCTTCAGGCAATCATTAGTCAAGTCGCAATTAACATTCATGGTGTTTATGTTTTGAAATCATCCCCAGTTCACCCCGAACATGATGAATTCAG GAAAGTTGTCATTGATCTTTTCATTGCTGAAGGACCAAACGCAAAGCTTAAGAAGGCCTCAATGATAGAAGCTGCTAAATTGCAGCTTAAAAGGGATATTAACAGCCTGGAATATCAAAAG GTTGTACAGGAACTATGTGTATCTCAAGGTTCGGCTTGGGTCTTGAAAAGTGGTGATGGAAACCCGAAATGA